The proteins below come from a single Thalassomonas actiniarum genomic window:
- a CDS encoding ABZJ_00895 family protein — MSILGFFTRFTIVYTLVMAATGITMGLLEVEKADSLNTPILMAIAYWFFYSYSNKNSRVIEGSEKWKLIFSALAGDVLASLLLGIPAMLANEVPVKFLLVGMAVIIPLHLLLFIAVNFGVKKQIVKQRPELAQNSGQP; from the coding sequence ATGAGTATTTTAGGATTTTTTACACGCTTCACCATTGTTTATACGTTAGTGATGGCGGCAACAGGGATCACTATGGGGCTTTTAGAGGTAGAAAAAGCTGACAGCCTTAATACACCAATATTGATGGCTATCGCCTACTGGTTTTTCTATTCTTACTCGAATAAAAACTCAAGAGTTATTGAAGGGAGCGAGAAATGGAAATTAATTTTCTCTGCGCTGGCAGGTGATGTCTTAGCGAGTCTTTTACTTGGCATTCCGGCCATGCTTGCCAATGAAGTGCCGGTTAAATTCCTGCTCGTTGGTATGGCAGTAATCATTCCACTGCATTTGCTGTTATTCATTGCCGTTAATTTTGGTGTTAAAAAACAAATTGTAAAACAGCGGCCTGAGCTGGCACAGAATTCAGGCCAGCCATAA
- a CDS encoding two-component regulator propeller domain-containing protein, which yields MALSFKTIENAELDAIGVPWAIVQDSQGFMWFGGPSGLARYDGYSVKIYRHDPAKADSLSNNYISELIVDSMQRLWVAT from the coding sequence ATGGCACTGAGCTTTAAAACCATAGAAAATGCTGAGCTCGATGCTATCGGCGTGCCCTGGGCCATAGTGCAAGACTCACAGGGATTTATGTGGTTTGGCGGCCCTTCGGGGCTGGCACGTTACGACGGCTACAGCGTTAAGATCTATCGACATGACCCGGCTAAAGCCGACAGTTTAAGCAACAACTATATCTCAGAGCTGATTGTTGATAGCATGCAGCGATTGTGGGTTGCAACATGA
- a CDS encoding HAD family hydrolase — protein MKPTPITAVFDLDFTLINTDSAEGWLAFLAEQKLPHSIQAIKECRQIMSDYDNGTMDMAAYLKSWFKPINGMQLTDVNGLTKQFAEQVVAPKIFARGMERLNWHLQQGHKVLIVSASPAIIVNPITKLFSVADSVGIENRLNGNLITDEVIEPFSFKEGKVLAVNLWLTSLSLAPDVVDYAYSDSINDVPLLQMAKQAMCINPDVRLTEVAKQQGWAISHW, from the coding sequence ATGAAGCCGACACCAATAACCGCCGTATTTGATCTTGATTTCACTCTTATCAACACAGACAGTGCCGAAGGCTGGTTAGCCTTTTTAGCTGAGCAAAAGTTGCCGCACAGCATACAGGCAATAAAAGAGTGCCGGCAGATCATGAGTGATTATGATAACGGTACTATGGATATGGCCGCTTATTTAAAAAGCTGGTTTAAACCCATTAACGGTATGCAGCTAACCGATGTTAATGGCCTGACGAAGCAATTTGCTGAGCAGGTGGTGGCCCCGAAAATCTTTGCCCGGGGGATGGAAAGGTTAAACTGGCATTTACAGCAAGGCCATAAGGTCTTAATTGTTTCTGCCAGTCCGGCGATAATCGTTAACCCCATAACCAAGCTTTTTTCAGTAGCAGATAGTGTAGGCATTGAAAACAGGCTGAATGGTAACCTTATTACCGACGAGGTGATTGAGCCCTTTAGCTTTAAGGAGGGTAAGGTATTGGCGGTGAACCTGTGGTTAACTTCACTGTCATTGGCTCCTGATGTGGTTGATTATGCTTATAGCGACTCGATAAATGATGTTCCCCTGTTGCAAATGGCTAAACAGGCAATGTGCATCAATCCTGATGTCCGGCTAACTGAAGTTGCTAAGCAGCAAGGCTGGGCTATCTCGCATTGGTAA
- a CDS encoding patatin-like phospholipase family protein, which translates to MNSSKKTNTKRILSIDGGGIRGCLTLGYLQNIETIVRKELNKEDAVLSDYFDLIGGTSTGALIAAQLALGFDVATIRKHYEKLGKKVFSKPAYLIKHLPLIGRLVDKLYTKWSVKPLEKAIKEIISEKITLGSLSIKTGLCIVTKRADNFSTWPFINHPEGKFFEDNCDIPLWKILRASSAAPTFFKPIELDVGLPAEPDFGMFVDGGVSMANNPALQLFLIATLDGFPYHWPANKEDLLIVSVGTGFWKRRLDTKKLKNPWNIFWAQNVPEMLMLDACDNTELLMQYLSNSPTNRYINYEIGDLSGDLLSGQPSLSYVRYNVELETSENYRKYHGDKNSDIAAALSKYSEADIERLREMDKGSNTDELLELGDIFAKEEVKAEHFIL; encoded by the coding sequence GTGAATTCATCGAAAAAAACTAATACGAAGCGCATTTTATCCATAGATGGTGGAGGAATCCGTGGCTGCTTAACACTTGGCTACCTACAAAATATTGAAACAATAGTGCGCAAGGAACTTAATAAAGAAGATGCTGTGCTTTCTGATTATTTTGATTTGATCGGAGGAACAAGTACCGGCGCACTTATTGCGGCGCAGTTAGCGCTTGGCTTTGACGTAGCAACGATAAGAAAGCACTATGAAAAACTAGGCAAAAAAGTTTTTTCAAAGCCTGCATACCTGATAAAACATCTGCCTCTTATTGGCCGTTTGGTAGATAAACTCTATACCAAGTGGTCTGTTAAACCACTTGAGAAAGCAATCAAAGAAATCATTTCAGAAAAAATCACCTTAGGTTCACTCAGTATCAAAACAGGCCTCTGCATTGTTACCAAGCGTGCAGATAACTTTAGTACCTGGCCTTTCATCAATCATCCCGAAGGTAAATTCTTTGAGGACAATTGTGATATCCCGCTGTGGAAAATACTACGTGCAAGCTCTGCTGCGCCAACTTTTTTTAAGCCGATAGAACTGGATGTTGGCTTACCTGCTGAGCCTGACTTTGGCATGTTTGTCGATGGCGGTGTCAGTATGGCAAACAACCCGGCATTACAACTTTTTCTTATCGCCACCCTTGACGGTTTCCCCTATCACTGGCCTGCAAATAAAGAAGATCTTTTGATTGTTTCTGTTGGTACAGGCTTTTGGAAACGCCGTTTAGATACCAAGAAACTCAAAAATCCGTGGAATATCTTTTGGGCGCAAAATGTGCCGGAAATGTTGATGTTGGATGCTTGTGACAACACTGAACTGCTAATGCAGTACTTATCAAATTCACCGACGAACCGTTATATCAATTATGAAATTGGCGATCTCTCCGGTGATCTGCTCTCTGGTCAGCCTTCTTTATCGTATGTTCGCTACAACGTAGAATTAGAAACAAGTGAAAACTATCGGAAGTACCACGGCGATAAAAACTCTGATATTGCTGCTGCACTATCAAAATATAGTGAGGCTGACATTGAACGGCTGAGGGAAATGGATAAGGGGAGCAATACTGACGAACTCTTAGAACTTGGCGATATATTCGCTAAAGAAGAAGTTAAGGCAGAGCACTTTATATTATGA
- a CDS encoding pentapeptide repeat-containing protein — MSLPKLFISYKSGHQASDGVIQEIENELGQDFDLLRDADMEVSKRWTRELYDWLLGCDAAIVILSKEANASDWCRREWAVLVARWNIMDIPVIPVCVESEFFDTGILDEIQGTKGVITADNYLEKIKTALSGVSSQERTANDYLAAHQAWLYWQYHDAPIFQKEPYALADVYIEPECGSLLWEQVQNDKKDPFQEKGKCGGRELMLETVLSLMGNPDFSDLITIQAGPGAGKSAFTYRLASKLIDGGLQSIIIKFKDLRLSSFSTVDELLDDAIRIGFADEDSPNPGSEIINTLLEERIKFQQAEICKTVIILDGWDEVSLTGNVSFKAQLSTWLPKIRDYFIKRRGVKVRLVLTGRPSNEVSHSGVLRKTTPLLTMRAMRPEQLQQYAKNISRYLIDAQNNPSKEIKEAAWSLNLQTLKPVFEHYESWFNEEHQQGSDSTGDFLGNPLLAYLSFRVFSETDKSPEDLISKPTALYHELINITVKYAGKGQDEDLEEAAHRGGENLRRLLQEVAATISILRGESVSFTELEARFEDRELPIPKDLLNNWHHQADTETALQELVINFYFKGGNTNLGCEFLHKSFREYLFAEAIFSALLDVSKARQGLFEPYKNYDYWEDFDSGTPEYDLSRRLAYLLSPQWLTGEVRTHLFWLIENHMASHLNQWQWLRDAVLSVYAWWAEGALLRHQPTRSRVGSRWEAPYIDTLFQQVIPFDTNDDLAPIRTSVLDSHFGHALMQITAYIFDQLSKQLSTENNLKKRELTYCSALDDSLRFQPGGEGFFKALISKFTTEGWGQRDIKGMFLGRIKLLENEFSGFISGFSCVLREADLYKVNLVQGNFSYSNLVNANLSSAILMGAFFIGANLYGANLSRADLKRTDFRHTKLRNTDLSEADLSGADLSGADLSGANLSGANLSGANLSRAKLSGGNLNGTNLSGVDLSDVDLSEVIGYSPKS, encoded by the coding sequence ATGTCACTACCAAAGCTGTTCATAAGTTATAAAAGTGGTCATCAGGCCAGTGATGGGGTCATTCAAGAGATTGAAAATGAACTTGGCCAAGATTTTGACCTGTTACGCGATGCTGATATGGAAGTTAGCAAACGTTGGACTCGTGAGCTCTATGATTGGCTGCTTGGTTGTGATGCCGCCATTGTTATTCTAAGTAAGGAAGCCAACGCGTCTGACTGGTGCCGAAGGGAGTGGGCAGTACTTGTTGCCCGCTGGAATATCATGGATATCCCGGTGATTCCTGTTTGCGTTGAAAGTGAATTCTTTGATACGGGGATACTTGATGAAATTCAAGGTACCAAGGGGGTCATAACTGCTGATAATTATCTCGAAAAAATAAAAACTGCCTTATCAGGCGTTTCCTCTCAAGAACGTACCGCAAATGATTATCTGGCAGCTCATCAGGCATGGCTCTATTGGCAATACCACGATGCTCCAATATTTCAAAAAGAACCTTATGCGCTAGCCGATGTTTACATTGAACCGGAGTGCGGGTCATTGCTGTGGGAACAGGTTCAAAATGACAAAAAAGATCCTTTTCAAGAAAAAGGTAAATGTGGTGGGCGAGAGCTCATGCTTGAAACCGTACTCTCTTTGATGGGAAATCCTGATTTTTCAGATTTAATTACTATTCAAGCAGGGCCTGGTGCAGGTAAGTCGGCCTTTACCTATCGACTGGCAAGTAAATTAATTGATGGAGGTTTGCAATCAATCATCATTAAATTTAAAGACTTACGTTTAAGTAGTTTTTCAACGGTAGATGAATTACTGGATGATGCAATCCGAATCGGCTTTGCTGATGAAGACTCACCAAACCCGGGTTCAGAGATCATTAATACTCTGCTTGAAGAAAGAATAAAGTTTCAGCAAGCTGAAATTTGTAAAACAGTTATTATCCTTGATGGTTGGGATGAGGTAAGTCTTACCGGCAACGTGTCGTTTAAAGCTCAATTATCTACATGGTTGCCAAAAATACGTGATTATTTCATAAAGAGGCGTGGCGTAAAGGTGCGTTTGGTATTGACGGGACGTCCTTCAAATGAGGTTTCCCACAGTGGAGTTTTGCGAAAAACCACACCACTACTTACTATGCGCGCCATGCGTCCGGAGCAGCTACAACAATACGCGAAAAATATTTCCCGGTATCTTATTGATGCACAGAATAACCCCAGCAAAGAGATAAAAGAGGCTGCCTGGTCACTTAACCTGCAAACACTTAAACCTGTGTTTGAGCATTATGAGAGTTGGTTTAATGAAGAACACCAGCAGGGTTCTGATTCTACAGGAGACTTTCTTGGAAACCCTTTGTTGGCATACTTGTCATTCAGGGTTTTTTCCGAAACAGACAAGTCACCTGAAGACCTTATCAGCAAGCCCACGGCGCTTTACCATGAATTAATAAATATTACCGTGAAATATGCAGGTAAGGGACAGGATGAAGACTTGGAAGAGGCTGCTCACCGTGGCGGAGAAAATTTGCGGCGGTTATTGCAAGAAGTTGCTGCGACAATCAGCATACTGCGGGGAGAGTCAGTCTCTTTTACTGAATTAGAAGCTCGTTTTGAAGATCGCGAATTACCCATACCAAAAGATTTATTGAATAATTGGCATCATCAAGCGGATACAGAAACAGCATTGCAAGAGTTGGTTATCAATTTTTATTTTAAAGGCGGCAATACCAACCTTGGATGTGAATTCTTACATAAAAGTTTTCGTGAATATTTGTTTGCAGAAGCAATTTTTTCAGCATTACTAGATGTATCCAAAGCACGGCAAGGCCTGTTTGAACCATATAAAAATTATGACTATTGGGAAGATTTTGACAGCGGCACCCCTGAGTACGATCTGTCAAGACGACTTGCTTATTTATTATCGCCTCAATGGCTAACAGGAGAAGTAAGAACTCATTTATTTTGGTTAATTGAAAATCACATGGCGTCACATCTTAATCAGTGGCAATGGTTACGAGATGCTGTTTTGTCTGTTTATGCCTGGTGGGCTGAAGGTGCTTTACTTCGGCACCAGCCGACAAGAAGCCGGGTTGGTTCACGCTGGGAAGCGCCCTATATTGATACGCTCTTTCAGCAAGTGATTCCATTTGATACAAATGATGATTTGGCTCCAATCCGCACAAGTGTGCTGGACTCCCATTTTGGGCATGCTCTTATGCAAATAACCGCTTATATTTTTGATCAACTATCAAAGCAACTAAGCACTGAGAATAATCTTAAAAAACGGGAGCTAACCTATTGCTCTGCTCTGGATGACAGCCTTCGTTTTCAACCTGGCGGTGAAGGTTTTTTTAAAGCTTTAATTTCTAAGTTCACCACTGAAGGGTGGGGGCAGCGTGACATTAAGGGGATGTTTTTAGGAAGGATTAAACTTCTTGAAAATGAGTTTTCTGGGTTTATTTCAGGATTTAGTTGTGTTTTACGTGAGGCCGATCTCTACAAAGTTAACCTGGTACAGGGGAATTTTTCATACTCCAATCTGGTAAACGCTAATTTAAGTAGTGCCATTCTCATGGGAGCATTTTTCATAGGTGCTAATCTCTATGGAGCTAATCTCAGTAGAGCTGATCTCAAGAGAACTGATTTCAGGCACACTAAACTCAGAAATACAGATCTCAGCGAAGCTGATCTCAGTGGAGCTGATCTCAGTGGAGCTGATCTCAGTGGAGCTAATCTTAGTGGGGCTAATCTTAGTGGGGCTAACCTGAGTAGAGCTAAGCTCAGTGGAGGCAACCTCAATGGAACTAACCTCAGTGGTGTTGATCTCAGTGATGTTGATCTCAGTGAAGTTATCGGTTACAGCCCAAAATCATAA
- a CDS encoding (2Fe-2S)-binding protein, which produces MIEFMLNGKKVTTSVAQDTPLLWVLRDEFKLTGTKFGCGIAMCGACTVHLGDQATRSCVLPVSAVAGQEVRTIEGLEGKHPLQKAWVDEQVPQCGYCQSGQIMQAATLLATNANPSDDDIVNHMNSNLCRCMAYKRIKSAIKTAAATSAGTVEIYDPQSESARELSE; this is translated from the coding sequence ATGATTGAATTTATGCTCAATGGTAAAAAAGTGACCACTTCGGTCGCCCAGGACACTCCGTTACTTTGGGTGCTTCGTGACGAATTTAAACTCACGGGGACTAAATTCGGCTGTGGCATAGCCATGTGCGGGGCCTGTACCGTGCATTTAGGTGATCAGGCCACCCGCTCTTGCGTGTTACCTGTGAGTGCTGTTGCCGGACAAGAAGTCAGGACAATAGAGGGGCTGGAAGGGAAGCATCCTTTACAAAAAGCCTGGGTAGACGAGCAGGTGCCCCAGTGCGGTTATTGCCAGTCTGGGCAAATCATGCAGGCAGCGACTTTGCTTGCCACCAATGCCAATCCGTCTGATGACGATATTGTCAATCATATGAATTCGAACCTGTGCCGCTGCATGGCCTATAAACGTATCAAATCAGCGATAAAAACCGCGGCTGCAACGTCTGCCGGAACAGTTGAAATTTATGATCCGCAATCAGAAAGTGCCAGGGAGTTAAGCGAATGA
- a CDS encoding putative quinol monooxygenase, whose amino-acid sequence MSITRINEFLAAEGKAEELFTFLKSLMSYISSSDGCQSCEVLQNKDNENIFVVIEKWDSENSHKQSIENYPKEKMAAAMSIIGAPPKGSFYRS is encoded by the coding sequence ATGAGTATTACCCGAATAAATGAATTTTTAGCGGCTGAAGGCAAAGCTGAAGAGCTGTTCACTTTTTTAAAGTCATTAATGTCTTACATATCATCATCGGATGGTTGCCAGTCATGTGAGGTATTGCAAAACAAAGATAATGAAAACATATTTGTCGTGATAGAAAAATGGGACTCAGAGAATTCCCATAAACAATCAATAGAAAACTATCCAAAAGAAAAAATGGCAGCGGCAATGTCTATTATCGGGGCTCCGCCAAAGGGGAGTTTTTACCGCAGTTAA
- a CDS encoding ligand-binding sensor domain-containing protein, giving the protein MSISHDSVRSMFGRKDGKLWLATWSGRLNLFDPDTRHTTRYQQQTDNVKDIGHDILRMVYQDSQGMLWLATQGEGLIRFDPRNQQVRRYRYDANDANSLSDGDVSSIYEDSKQRLWICTYGGGLNRLEPGSDKFIRYHHDPNDTNSLGTNTVTGIAEDKSGKLWITTEGSGLNQFDPDTGRFLRFLHRPDEQALQAIAAKKSPSTPKQWYKPMNCNCTPLFHPTGKFIGKRVTNFTTA; this is encoded by the coding sequence TTGAGTATCAGCCATGACAGCGTACGTTCGATGTTTGGGCGAAAAGACGGCAAGCTGTGGCTCGCCACCTGGAGCGGCAGACTTAATTTATTCGACCCCGATACCCGGCACACAACCCGCTACCAGCAGCAAACAGATAATGTCAAAGATATAGGCCACGACATTTTACGTATGGTTTACCAAGATTCTCAAGGTATGTTGTGGCTGGCGACCCAGGGGGAAGGTTTGATCCGTTTCGATCCGCGAAATCAACAAGTAAGACGCTACCGTTACGATGCCAATGATGCTAACAGCTTAAGTGATGGTGATGTCTCGAGTATCTATGAAGACAGTAAACAGCGACTGTGGATATGTACTTATGGCGGCGGTTTAAACCGTCTGGAACCTGGTAGCGACAAGTTCATTCGTTATCACCACGACCCCAATGACACCAACAGTTTAGGCACTAATACCGTCACGGGTATCGCCGAAGACAAGAGCGGTAAGCTATGGATCACCACCGAAGGCAGCGGACTCAACCAGTTTGACCCGGACACGGGTCGTTTCTTACGCTTTCTCCATCGTCCGGACGAACAGGCATTACAGGCGATTGCAGCAAAAAAGTCACCGAGCACACCCAAACAATGGTACAAGCCAATGAACTGCAATTGTACACCTCTATTCCATCCCACAGGCAAATTCATTGGTAAAAGGGTCACTAACTTTACCACTGCTTGA
- a CDS encoding HDOD domain-containing protein, with product MSITVSTDFYDVMFGKENVNADLSIVEEKTFHNVRNILTNAKKLNKAIPPLPDILINLLDMLKDPNSEFLQYVALIKKDPGLASAVLKVANSAKYARREQEIVSVHKAVNVLGTAGITKIALSVLMEALVSVSPAYHKKFGLQIWKHSQQCAVMCELLAEDEGENGVDAHFLGLIHDIGKVVIYNCLCDALKAISPGESPGSQIFKELMSEMSLDISYHIAKEWGIPEIYCQALLQQRITPSSPLAKLLYKANVLSEAYLLLEADILDKDELNDLLSKEAVDMRLWQEFLEITSK from the coding sequence ATGTCGATAACTGTATCCACCGATTTTTATGATGTTATGTTTGGCAAGGAGAACGTGAATGCCGACTTAAGCATAGTTGAAGAAAAAACATTCCATAATGTCAGGAATATCTTGACGAATGCCAAAAAATTAAACAAAGCAATTCCGCCATTGCCTGATATTCTCATTAACTTGCTCGATATGTTAAAGGATCCCAACAGCGAGTTCTTGCAATATGTCGCACTTATCAAAAAAGATCCGGGCTTGGCTTCTGCCGTTTTAAAGGTTGCCAACAGCGCTAAATATGCCCGGCGCGAGCAAGAAATTGTCTCGGTGCACAAGGCTGTTAACGTGCTTGGCACCGCAGGAATAACCAAGATTGCCTTATCGGTATTGATGGAAGCTTTAGTTTCCGTGTCACCTGCCTACCACAAGAAATTTGGCCTTCAAATCTGGAAGCACTCGCAACAATGCGCTGTTATGTGTGAGCTGTTAGCCGAAGACGAGGGCGAGAACGGAGTAGATGCTCATTTCTTAGGATTAATTCATGATATAGGTAAAGTTGTTATTTACAATTGCCTGTGCGATGCCTTAAAAGCCATATCGCCAGGCGAGTCACCGGGAAGCCAGATATTTAAAGAGCTGATGTCTGAAATGTCTCTGGATATCTCTTATCACATCGCTAAAGAGTGGGGAATACCGGAAATATACTGCCAAGCCTTGCTGCAACAGCGCATTACCCCGTCTTCCCCTCTGGCCAAGCTGTTATATAAAGCCAATGTTTTATCTGAAGCCTACTTATTATTGGAGGCCGATATTCTGGATAAAGATGAGCTTAATGACTTATTAAGCAAAGAGGCTGTTGATATGCGCCTGTGGCAGGAATTTCTGGAGATAACCTCAAAATAA
- a CDS encoding xanthine dehydrogenase family protein molybdopterin-binding subunit, which yields MSKQQNEPQNEIDASRRRFMIGSVGTSLLMAFGGVSGLVNSPSAQALLASKSFSPNVWIEMNSEGEVLVNIAKAEMGQHVGTAFARIVCDELGADWHSVRIRHVDTDPKWGFMVTGGSWSVFQNFKMLSQAGAAGRIALIEAGAKMLGVSPESCDTEQGFVISGDKKVSFAEIIQRGKFDKILTAEEIKNLPLKPVKQLKLVGKKSQALDIPAKTDGSAKYGIDVEVPGMVYARPIVPPTRYGSKVLEVKDQAAKGIAGYLGYEIITDPSDMIQGWVIVLGETYAAAMNAVKAISVSYQKGPTATVSEEDIQQEGTRLVNDKNQGVLFVDEGDVGAVTDLTETHLTSTYKTASAIHFQLEPLNATVEFIDGVCHVHSGNQWQSLTLPAVAKALGLPAEKVVIHQYYLGGGFGRRLFGDYMIPAALVAQKISKPVKLIFTREDDSIFSQPRSPSVQRFDAAFDGKNALLSVEHALTAGWPTLSMAPGFMPDSVDKKGKIDPFSTSGADHWYSIENHRVRAINNDLAQRTFLPGWLRSVGPGWIGWGVESFMDEIAHQSKQDPVAFRLNLLDGKGKNKAGAERLAHTLKQAKEASGWGEKLAADEGMGVAVCAGQERTMPTWISCVAKVKVNRGTGEVSLKKLTLVVDCGLVVHPDGALAQLEGSVLWGVSLALHEGNAFKEGKISAINLNSYSPLRMNNVPELDIRFVESEEPPVGLGEPGVIAVAPAIGNAIFDAVGVRVRDLPIRADEVKRLLNS from the coding sequence ATGAGCAAGCAACAAAATGAGCCGCAGAATGAGATAGATGCTTCACGGCGTCGCTTTATGATCGGTAGTGTCGGTACTTCATTACTGATGGCCTTTGGCGGTGTTTCAGGTTTGGTTAATTCGCCTTCGGCACAAGCCTTACTTGCCAGTAAGTCGTTCAGCCCGAATGTCTGGATAGAAATGAACAGCGAAGGCGAAGTGCTGGTAAATATCGCCAAGGCCGAAATGGGGCAGCATGTCGGTACGGCTTTCGCGCGTATTGTTTGTGATGAGCTGGGGGCTGACTGGCATTCGGTTCGCATTCGCCATGTTGATACCGATCCTAAATGGGGCTTTATGGTCACCGGCGGTTCCTGGTCGGTATTCCAGAACTTCAAAATGCTGTCACAAGCCGGTGCTGCCGGACGGATAGCCTTGATAGAGGCCGGTGCCAAGATGTTGGGGGTGAGTCCCGAAAGCTGCGATACCGAGCAGGGCTTTGTGATCTCCGGTGACAAGAAAGTAAGTTTTGCCGAGATCATCCAACGCGGCAAGTTTGATAAAATTTTAACCGCGGAAGAGATAAAAAACTTGCCGTTAAAACCGGTGAAGCAGTTGAAACTGGTGGGGAAAAAGAGTCAGGCACTGGATATCCCGGCGAAAACCGACGGCAGTGCCAAATATGGCATAGACGTGGAAGTACCGGGCATGGTGTATGCGCGTCCTATTGTGCCGCCGACACGTTATGGCAGCAAGGTTTTAGAGGTAAAAGATCAAGCAGCCAAAGGCATTGCCGGTTACTTGGGGTATGAGATCATCACAGATCCCAGTGACATGATACAAGGCTGGGTTATCGTGCTTGGTGAAACTTACGCTGCGGCCATGAATGCTGTTAAGGCGATAAGCGTTTCTTACCAAAAAGGCCCCACAGCCACAGTATCGGAAGAAGATATCCAGCAAGAAGGCACACGGCTAGTTAATGATAAAAACCAGGGAGTGTTGTTTGTTGATGAAGGGGATGTTGGCGCGGTTACAGATCTGACAGAAACTCATTTAACTTCGACCTATAAAACAGCATCCGCTATTCATTTCCAGCTGGAGCCCCTAAATGCAACAGTAGAATTTATCGACGGCGTTTGTCATGTCCATAGCGGTAACCAATGGCAGTCTTTAACCTTACCGGCGGTAGCAAAAGCACTCGGTTTACCGGCAGAAAAGGTGGTGATACATCAGTATTACCTTGGCGGTGGATTTGGCAGAAGGCTCTTTGGCGATTATATGATCCCGGCAGCTTTAGTAGCGCAGAAAATTTCGAAGCCGGTAAAACTTATTTTTACCCGTGAAGATGACTCTATTTTCAGTCAACCGCGTTCACCGTCGGTACAACGCTTTGACGCCGCTTTTGACGGAAAAAATGCCTTACTCTCGGTTGAACATGCCCTGACGGCAGGCTGGCCAACCCTGTCGATGGCACCGGGCTTTATGCCGGACAGTGTCGATAAAAAAGGTAAAATAGATCCCTTTTCAACTAGCGGTGCAGATCACTGGTACAGCATAGAGAACCATAGGGTTCGGGCGATCAATAACGATCTGGCACAGCGCACTTTCTTACCCGGCTGGTTACGTTCGGTTGGCCCCGGTTGGATCGGTTGGGGAGTTGAATCTTTTATGGATGAAATTGCCCATCAAAGTAAACAGGACCCAGTGGCGTTTCGTTTAAACCTGCTTGACGGTAAAGGGAAAAACAAAGCCGGTGCTGAACGCTTGGCGCATACCCTTAAGCAGGCGAAAGAAGCTTCCGGCTGGGGAGAAAAACTGGCTGCTGATGAGGGCATGGGTGTTGCGGTTTGCGCGGGCCAGGAACGTACTATGCCTACCTGGATAAGCTGCGTCGCAAAAGTTAAAGTTAACCGCGGCACAGGTGAAGTCAGTCTGAAAAAGCTTACCCTGGTGGTCGATTGCGGATTGGTTGTCCATCCTGATGGAGCATTGGCGCAGCTTGAAGGCTCGGTACTGTGGGGCGTGAGTTTGGCCTTGCATGAAGGCAATGCTTTTAAAGAGGGCAAAATATCAGCGATCAATTTAAATAGCTATTCTCCTCTTCGCATGAATAATGTCCCTGAATTGGATATTCGTTTTGTTGAAAGTGAAGAGCCGCCGGTTGGTTTAGGTGAGCCCGGAGTTATTGCCGTAGCTCCGGCGATAGGCAATGCTATTTTTGATGCGGTTGGTGTCAGGGTACGTGACTTACCTATTCGTGCTGACGAAGTAAAACGCCTTTTAAACAGCTAG
- a CDS encoding GFA family protein encodes MITGECNCGDIAFEITAKVSDVYVCHCSICRRATGSSGIAVIVVNNKEFSWVRGKELIKTWHKPKHDWQTSFCQNCGSSLPGANDESRMYVPAGVISSGADELRVTHHIYVDSKASWDEIADNGKQHREGFTG; translated from the coding sequence ATGATTACTGGAGAATGCAATTGCGGAGACATAGCCTTCGAAATCACAGCTAAGGTTTCGGATGTGTATGTTTGTCATTGCTCAATCTGCCGAAGAGCCACAGGTAGCAGCGGCATTGCTGTTATAGTAGTAAATAATAAGGAATTTAGCTGGGTTAGAGGGAAAGAGTTAATAAAAACCTGGCATAAACCCAAACATGACTGGCAGACGAGCTTTTGCCAAAATTGTGGATCATCATTACCTGGCGCCAATGATGAATCTCGAATGTATGTCCCAGCAGGGGTCATTTCCAGTGGTGCTGATGAGCTCAGGGTGACTCACCATATATATGTTGATTCTAAAGCCAGTTGGGATGAGATAGCTGATAATGGCAAGCAACACCGGGAAGGATTCACAGGTTAA